A segment of the Deltaproteobacteria bacterium genome:
AGGTGAGGCGGCCGGGCGATAGCCCACCGGAGCGGGATCAGGCGACTGACTTGTACTCTATCAAGCCGGAGCGGCGACCGTACACGAATCGGTCCAGACCGAACCGGATCACGCCACAGAACTCCGCGAACTTCCCGATCACGCAGGCGCCGGCGTAGAGCGATGCCGTCGCCCCGTCGTAGCCTCGCGCGCGCGTCGCGGCGCGCGCGCGCAGGAAGGGTGCGGCGTACGCGATGGCCGGTGTGAGCGCGGCCCAGCCGGCCCCGCCCGCGAGCAGAGCGATCGCGAGCAGTGCGGGGCCGGTCGACCAGGCGACGATCGACGCGAGGGCCCGCACCGCCAGACGCTCCGGCTCGCGGCCGTGCAGCGAGGCGAGCTCGGCGTAGGCGTGGCCGGAGCGCTCGCTGCGGCGCCAGAACTGCGAGAAGCGCTGCATCGCCGCGTCGTGCAGCGTCATCTCGCGGTCGAGCCGTACGACGCGATGGCCGGCGCGGCGGATCCGGAAGCAGAGCTCCGGCTCCTCGCCGGCGATCAGGCCGGAATCGAACCCGCCGAGCTCGCGC
Coding sequences within it:
- a CDS encoding glycosyltransferase family 2 protein, which encodes RNEGERLVRCLESLRRAGAPIVYVDSGSTDGSVAAASAAGADVVPLDTSIPFTAARARNAGLARLLERFPELRYVQFVDGDCEVRGGWLEVAARFLDENTGVAVVCGRRRERSPDSSPYNRIIDVEWDTPIGEARSCGGDAMFRAAVLRELGGFDSGLIAGEEPELCFRIRRAGHRVVRLDREMTLHDAAMQRFSQFWRRSERSGHAYAELASLHGREPERLAVRALASIVAWSTGPALLAIALLAGGAGWAALTPAIAYAAPFLRARAATRARGYDGATASLYAGACVIGKFAEFCGVIRFGLDRFVYGRRSGLIEYKSVA